Proteins encoded by one window of Salvia splendens isolate huo1 chromosome 7, SspV2, whole genome shotgun sequence:
- the LOC121740932 gene encoding protein transport protein SEC31 homolog B-like translates to MQTTVPTVFTPLSNSSQPPSPAPIQPLAAPPPTLHTVDTSNVPASQKAVITTLTRLYNEVTEALGGAPAKKQEIEDNSRKLGALYAKFNSGDISKNAAEKLIQLCQALDKGDYGNALQIQVLLTTSDWDWDWDECNFWLSTLKRMMKTRQNLR, encoded by the exons ATGCAAACAACGGTTCCTACAGTTTTCACGCCACTCAGTAATTCCTCACAACCTCCTAGTCCTGCTCCTATACAGCCACTTGCTGCTCCCCCGCCAACTCTACACACTGTCGATACATCAAACGTACCTG CGTCACAGAAGGCAGTCATCACTACTTTAACAAGACTTTACAATGAGGTAACCGAGGCATTGGGAGGAGCGCCAGCTAAGAAACAGGAAATAGAAGACAACTCAAGGAAGCTGGGAGCCTTGTATGCAAAGTTCAACAGTGGAGACATATCAAAAAATGCTGCAGAGAAGCTCATACAATTATGTCAGGCACTCGACAAGGGTGACTATGGCAATGCCCTCCAAATCCAG GTTCTTCTCACGACGAGTGATTGGGATTGGGATTGGGATGAATGCAACTTTTGGCTATCAACACTCAAAAGAATGATGAAGACAAGGCAAAACTTGAGATAG